The proteins below are encoded in one region of Macaca nemestrina isolate mMacNem1 chromosome 10, mMacNem.hap1, whole genome shotgun sequence:
- the LOC105474305 gene encoding keratin, type II cytoskeletal 1, whose amino-acid sequence MSRQFSSRSGYRSGGGFSSGSAGIVNYQRRTTSSSTRRSGGGGGRFSSCGGGGGGSFGAGGGFGSRSLVNLGGSKSISISVARGGGRSGFGGGYGGGGFGGGGFGGGGFGGGGFGGGGIGGGGFGGFGSGGGGFGGGGFGGGGYGGGYGPVCPPGGIQEVTINQSLLQPLNVEIDPEIQKVKSREREQIKSLNNQFASFIDKVRFLEQQNQVLQTKWELLQQVDTSTRTHNLEPYFESFINNLRRRVDQLKSDQSRLDSELKNMQDMVEDYRNKYEDEINKRTNAENEFVTIKKDVDSAYMTKVDLQAKLDNLQQEIDFLTALYQAELSQMQTQISETNVILSMDNNRSLDLDSIIAEVKAQYEEIAQKSKAEAESLYQSKYEELQITAGRHGDSVKNSKIEISELNRVIQRLRSEIDNVKKQIANLQQSISDAEQRGESALKDAKNKLNDLEDALQQAKEDLARLLRDYQELMNTKLALDLEIATYRTLLEGEESRMSGECAPNVSVSVSTSHTTISGGGGRGGGGGGYGSGGSSYGSGGGSYGSGGGGGGGGRGSYGSGGGSYGSGGGGGGHGSYGSGSSSGGYRGGSGGGGGGSSGGRGSGGGSSGGSIGGRGSSSGGVKSSGGSSSVKFVSTTYSGVTR is encoded by the exons ATGAGTCGGCAGTTTAGTTCCAGGTCTGGGTACCGAAGTGGAGGGGGCTTCAGCTCCGGCTCTGCTGGGATAGTCAACTACCAGCGCAGGACCACCAGCAGCTCCACACGCCGCAGTGGAGGAGGTGGTGGGAGATTTTCaagctgtggtggtggtggtggtggtagctTTGGTGCTGGTGGTGGATTTGGAAGTCGGAGTCTTGTTAACCTTGGTGGCAGTAAAAGCATCTCCATAAGTGTGGCTAGAGGAGGTGGACGTAGTGGCTTTGGTGGTGGTTATGGTGGTGGTGGCTTTGGTGGCGGTggctttggtggtggtggttttggtGGTGGTGGCTTTGGTGGTGGTGGCATTGGGGGTGGTGGCTTTGGTGGTtttggcagtggtggtggtggttttggtGGAGGTGGCTTTGGGGGTGGTGGATATGGGGGTGGTTATGGGCCTGTCTGCCCCCCTGGTGGCATACAAGAAGTCACTATCAACCAGAGCCTTCTTCAGCCCCTCAATGTGGAGATTGACCCTGAGATCCAAAAAGTGAAGTCTCGAGAAAGGGAGCAAATCAAGTCACTCAACAACCAATTTGCCTCCTTCATTGACAAG GTGAGGTTCCTGGAGCAGCAGAACCAGGTACTGCAAACAAAATGGGAGCTGCTGCAGCAGGTAGATACCTCCACTAGAACCCATAATTTAGAGCCCTACTTTGAGTCATTCATCAACAATCTCAGAAGGAGAGTGGACCAACTGAAGAGCGATCAATCTCGGTTGGATTCAGAACTGAAGAACATGCAGGACATGGTGGAGGATTACCGGAACAA GTATGAGGATGAAATCAACAAGCGGACAAATGCAGAGAATGAATTTGTGACCATCAAGAAG GATGTGGATAGTGCTTATATGACCAAGGTGGACCTTCAGGCCAAACTTGACAACTTGCAGCAGGAAATTGATTTCCTTACAGCACTCTACCAAGCA GAGTTGTCTCAGATGCAGACTCAAATCAGTGAAACTAATGTCATCCTCTCTATGGACAACAACCGCAGTCTCGACCTGGACAGCATCATTGCTGAGGTCAAGGCCCAGTATGAGGAGATTGCCCAGAAGAGCAAAGCTGAGGCTGAGTCCTTGTACCAGAGCAAG TATGAAGAGCTGCAGATCACTGCTGGCAGACATGGTGATAGTGTGAAAAATTCAAAGATAGAAATTTCCGAGCTGAATCGTGTGATCCAGAGACTTAGATCTGAAATCGACAATGTCAAGAAGCAG ATCGCCAACTTGCAGCAGTCCATCAGTGATGCAGAGCAGCGTGGTGAGAGTGCCCTCAAGGATGCCAAGAACAAGCTGAACGACCTGGAGGATGCCCTGCAGCAGGCCAAGGAAGACCTGGCCCGCCTGCTGCGCGACTACCAGGAGCTGATGAACACCAAGCTGGCCCTGGATCTGGAGATTGCCACCTACAGGACCCTCCTGGAGGGAGAGGAAAGCAG GATGTCTGGAGAATGTGCCCCGAACGTGAGCGTGT CTGTGAGCACAAGCCACACCACCATCAGTGGAGGTGGCGGCCGAGGAGGTGGCGGCGGGGGCTACGGCTCTGGAGGTAGCAGCTATGGCTCCGGAGGTGGCAGCTATGGTTCTGgaggtggcggcggcggcggcggccgtgGCAGCTATGGCTCCGGAGGTGGCAGCTACGGCtccggaggcggcggcggcggccatGGCAGCTACGGCTCCGGAAGCAGCAGTGGGGGCTACAGAGGCGGCTctggaggaggcggcggcggcagctCGGGCGGCCGGGGCTCTGGCGGCGGGAGCTCCGGAGGCTCCATAGGCGGCCGGGGATCCAGCTCTGGGGGTGTCAAGTCCTCTGGTGGCAGTTCCAGCGTGAAGTTTGTTTCTACCACTTACTCCGGAGTAACCAGATAA